The nucleotide sequence TTCTCTCACCTATCTCAATGAAAACAACGTAAATAGTGAAATTACTTCACATTCTTATCATTTTTCCCCATTTTAGTTATCTAAAGTGGTGTTGGTAATACGGTtacctgttttaaaatgtatgatTTTTAATCTGACTTGCTTGGCAAATGTAAATCATTATATAACTACTAAATTATTGATTAATCCCTTCCTTTTGCTGGATTTCATACTAGTGTTTGTTCTTTGATGAGACTAAGGGATGATCTTCTATAGCTGGGAAAATATGAGGCTGACTGGAAGGCATCTTGTTCCTTCCCCATTTCAGATCGCCTCAACCTTCCAAGTGTGTTGGTGCTGAACAGCTGTGGAATAACCTGCGCAGGAGAGGAGAATGAAATTGCTGCCTTCTGTGCTCATGTGTCTGAGCTGGATCTCTCTGACAACAAACTTGACAGCTGGCATGAGGTAAAGCGATTACGCCTGTGCCTTGCTAAATAGCAGCAATAACTGCTGCTATCGCTGTATTTCTATTGCTACATCTGAGATCTTCTCAGTCATTTCAAAGTAGGTAAATGTGTCCATTTTAGAGTGTTGTAGTTCACATTTGAAGATCAGGTTTATTGCTCTGTAGCTGTCAGAGTAAATAAACTAGATCACTATGCCacattcagggtatgtctacgttAGAaacgctacagcggcacagcggtagtgtagacacatactaCAGCAATAGGAGGGGTTCTTCTGTCGAtatagtaaatccacctctctgagaggcagtagctaggttaaaagaaaaattcttccattggcCTAGTGGTGTCTCTGCTGGGGCTTAGGTCAGCATAATTACATCCCACAGGGCATGATGTTTTTCATTGCCCTGAGTGGTGTAGTTAAGTCAACCTGACTTCATAGCATAGACGAGCCCTCAGGCATTTAAACCACTTTCCTTAGTAATTTCTGAACTCATCCTGGGGGTGAAAAATATACTTTCCTTCAGTGCAAAGCATTGGAACGATCATTCCCTGCACCAAGAGGTTAATGAGCAGTATAGATCATTAACAGAAGGAGTGCAATCAAGAGGGTTTGAGCGGAGGACTGGCAGCTGAGACTCCTGAgtcctattcccagttctgccactgatgcTGTATGATTTGGGAAAGTTAGAaatcctctctgtgcttcagattTCTCCTTTTCCAAACAGAATTAATAATGCTCATCTACCTCACAGGTGTCTCGtgaggtttaattaattaatgcttgtaaagggctttgaggtGCTTGGACGAAATGCACTATATAAATGCAATATAGTAGTAGTAGAATAATTAGAGTACATTAAACTGTCTTCTGTCCTCACCTGCTTATGCTCTGCTTTTATCCCACTATTGATGACTGGAAATTGACATGAAAAAAGCTGAACTGAAACCtaaccttatttttttaaaaaattatcttaAATTATTTCCTAATCACTAAATAAGAAGTGGATATAGTATTGATGCAAGTCTTCTGACCACAGAACAGATCTGCTAGGCCAGGGACAGTATAAGCTTTCCCATGCTGCTTTTTGCTCAGCACTTATCTGGAGGGGCCCTTTCTGTGGGTTAGGATAGGAGTTGAATTTCCAGTGGGGCTTGTTCAGATTCTATGGCAGCTGCCAATTTAAGAGTCCATTTGTGCAAGCTGTGATGATGATCTTGTGGTGGTGGCACATGGTCACTAGGAACAGGAGTGAGAACACCAGCAGCTCATTTTATGTTGGCCTCAGAAAGTCCACCAGTTGGTAACTTAGTTTCTATCAAGCTGGTCTGTTTTAGTGCTTATTTGTGGATGTGCTCATTTTAGCTGTGAAACATATTCTACTGGCCTTAATCAGTTGAAAGGCATGTACATCCATTCACCACCTCCCCCAGATGGTGCTCCCTATACCTGTGTCTTCCCATTTATACAGCCTGCCCCTCTGCTACAGTTCCCCCAGGTCATTTGCATCACCCACTTCTTCACACCCAATCACATGCCCTTTAATATATTCTGCACCCTTCCCACCTATATCCTGGCTTACCTCTTTTTCTAATCATTTACCCTAATTCCCAAGTTACGCACATATGCACCTGATGCATGCCAATAGAATAGCTAGCCCCAAGCACCATTACATGTATGTTTGGATTGAATTCATAACCTTTCCTCTCCAGCACCATGTGAGTAAGAAAGCTGGTGCTTTCATAGATTAATGGAATCTAATAAGGAATCCATTGTGCGTGTACAACGAAATTCTATCAGCCTTTTATTTTAAGCAAAATTGTGTGGTCTCTTCCTGGTGGGGAACAGTGGAAAAACTGAGCAACTGATCTGTGTAACAATCATACGCTCGAGGGACATGCTCTTGCTTCTCTCTGCCTAGAGAAGGGTCCAGCAGCCTTCTAAGATGCTGGCTTCTGTGACTTGCTATTTCTTAGGCTGGTATTCAGGTGGACTTTCTGATCTCTCCCAAGGGATCTGCTTTCCCTTATCAAGCTGCCTTCAGAGTGTAATTAAATGAACTGTTGAGGTGAATGTGCAATTAGCCAATCAATTGAGATCAGTGAATAGTTTGAGTATGAATTACAGATAGCTATCTAAAagccttatttttttttatccatATAATTTCTTTGGCTCACGGTCCTGCTGGAGGATCCCTTTCTACAAGATGGAATATTATTGAATGAGGTCTGATTACCTCCTGATACGTTTctttctcttgttttttttttctcccccactaGGTCAGTAAAATTGTGTCAAATGTTCCTCACTTGGAGTTTCTAAACCTGAGTTCCAACCCTCTGAATTTGTCAGTTTTAGAGAGAACATGTGCTGGATCTTTCGCTGGTGTTCGCAAACTGGTGCTAAACAACAGCAAAGCTTCCTGGGAAACAGTCCATACAATACTGCAGGAATTACCAGAGTAAGCATGGGGAGCATGGTGTGAAAGGAGAAGTGTCCACTGCATGCAGACAAAGCTCATAGCAGGAAAGGCTGTTGGGTGGGGGTGAGTGGGCTGAGCAGAGGAATGAGATTTGGGACGTGGAAGGGTTTAAGTCTTGCCATTGGGCCAACTGACTGTTTTAttgcatttttatatctgaaCTTGCCTAGAGCTTTGCATAGGTGCATATACACATTAAATAAATCTAAATACTGGCATGAATTAATGGATTATGGCCTTGATGATTCAGCATGTGACATTCTTTTCCACTGAGCTATGACTGAATGGAGTGGCAATGCACTGTGCTAATGGCTTTTAGGTGGGACATAAATCTGAGCTCCTGGTCAATTGTCATTAAAGATCTCATCACACTTTTCTTGTGTTAATCTCAGGGTCCTGCCCAGTTTCCACCTTGGCAGTGGCATTCTGCCTCCCTGAAATGCCTTTGCAATTTCAATTGGATTCCAGATTCCTGTTCATACAAATTTGTAAAGAAATCTATTATTATAGTATTCTGTTTAACCAGGACACCCTTAACTGAGCCAGCCACTTTGTTCCCAGGGAACCAATTTAGCCTACTGATAGCTAATAGTAATGATTGCTGCTTAAATGGGACAATGGTAGCATAAATTCTGTTTAATAGAGACATGTTTGGCCATTGCCAGTGTAGTCTGAGAAAGATTTAATCAGATGTGAAATTCTAAGTTCCAGTCTTAATACAGAAATGtgctaaatattaaaaataaaaaaatccactgAGCATTATTTTTATTCCCATTTCTTTATTCAGtacaatatttcattttaaatatcttCAGTCTGTTTCTTTTTTGTTGGCCTCTTATTTGGGGTGCGAGGCTGCTTATCAGAGTCTTTTCCCAGTTAAAAGGAttcacaattattattatttttgtcatGCCTTATTTAAAGCAGTTAGGTACATCGCTGTCATCTGACAAATGCACGCTACCTTTCATCTTAAAAGTGGTCACATGAGTGGTGGATGACTTTTttggccaggggctggggtttATAGTGTAGTAACAGTCTTTAATGTTCCTGGTGTTCATTTTAAATCTCTTGTACAACCTCCATGACTTTGGTGATGGGAACATCCCTAAATACGTGAATGGGTTTTCAGCCTCCACTTGTGCAGTGATGAGCCCATCCACGCCCAAATTGGTGCAAGGTGCAAACATTGCTAAAAACCAGCATGCTTGTTCAAGCCCTTTAGCTAGTGGTGTTTTCACCTGCAACACCTATTCGTTGGCCTTGGGTTTTGGCCAATGGATTTTGTTGAGTATAAACTCTTAACGTTTCTTTATGTGCACGTGTTAACTATTTAAAGGTTACTTGTGAAACTATTCCAAAGAGTTGTCAGAACTTTTAGTGGGTACTGGCACCAGTGAAGTACATAGACGCCATTTGTGAGCGTGCAGATTTGTGCAAGTGGAGGCCTGActgaaaatatacaaaatatagtTTGAAGCGCTTTGACAGCCATCTAGCTGAAAGATGGTATAGGAAGTCCTATCTACACTGAGGTTTCAGAGAGTGCTGGGGCCTTTCATGTTTAAGTAATTCTTGAAAACTGTGTGTACAGGGGCCTCTAGGTAAGACCGTTTACAATTTAACAAGAAGCTTTCAAGTAAGAGCATATTTCTTTCTGTGTGCAGCTTGGAGGAGCTCTTCCTGTGCCTTAACGACTATGAAACAGTGTCTTGTTCTTCAGTTTGCTGTCAGTCTCTCAAATTACTCCACATAACTGACAATAACCTTCAAGACTGGACTGAAATTCGAAAGCTGGGAATTATGTTTCCATCTCTGGACACGCTTGTCCTGGCCAACAATCACCTGACAACCATTGAAGAATCAAATGAGTCTTTGGCAAGGCTGTTCCCTAACCTGCGATCCGTCAGCTTGCACAGATCAGGTGAGGTACTGAAAGCAGCATGTTCTTTATATTCCATGTGTAAATGATAATACCTGATCTAAACCTTTGCTTTGGCAGAGGGGAGGAGTAATATTCTCATTTTGGTGCAAATTGAAACCTGTGCTTTAACAGGGTGGGGAGAAGAATGTTATTTTGCTAGTGGCATCCTACATCTTTGCTAGGAATGAGCAGTCTGCAATCAGTATTGCTTCCTGCTGGCTACTTGTGTGTTAAGCAGATcagagaaggtggagaaagcacaAGCCTGTACAGTAGAATATCCTTGTTAGACTCCTGGGTAGCGTATACTAGTGCCAGAGACTACAGTCGTTTTCAGTCTTGTCTGCCCCAGCTTTTAGACGAAGTCTGAAAGTTATTCAGAAGTGCAGCCCAAGCAGGACTGTAATAGAAGCTGTCTGGCTAGTGTGATAGGTCACTAACTGGGctagagaaaggtctaacacaagTCATACTCCCTCTATACCCAAACCACGTTAGAACCCTATTTCTCTATAACAAGAGAGGTGTCCAAGCTGTGGAAGTTAGATCTGGATCTAAACTTCTCCAAAATGTGGATTCCGCTCCCAGTGCACACGTCAGGAATGGGATCCACCTGGACAAAGCATCTTGAGCAGCCATGGTTACTGTAAGTAGCTTTTCTTTCCTTGGTTTGGGTTAGGTAAGTAAATACCATTTAAAAAGTTAACCGTTTAAACGattaaaaattcatttaaacGGTTAATTGGCTGGGGCTAGGGCAGCTCCAGCTGGGCTGCGCAGCACCAGCAGCTATTGCTGGCGCTTAATGGTTAAGGCAGTTAAGTGGTAAGACTAATTCTTAACAgttaaccttttacatccctaGTTTGGATCATGGCCCACCTCTAGCTATAACTTTTTGAGAATGGGTTTTAAACACTGTTGTCAGGTCAGTGAAGATGGACCTTAGATGATTTCATGCACATCATCGTCCAGAGAGGAACTGATCTCAAAAGTGGGAATGTGGTGGAGCATACAAAAGAGCTTCCTGCGGTATTTTTTGTAAAGAGGATGCAACTTTTGCAGTTAAATAGATGGGTGTGTTGTGCATCAACTTGACAATAACTGATGGACGGGCATCACGATGAACTCCTCGTTACGTGTGACCCTGATTTAAGATTTAGGAATAACATTGAAGCCccatttcctaatggttctgATCTGAGAATACACAAACAGATGCCACTCTGATAACTTGAGAAACATATGAGGAGAAGACAATAAACAAGACCTCTACCTACCCTTTTCTGTTTCTTTGGGCTTCTCATGCCACTTCTGGCACTTTCTCACTCCTAAACAATGGTTCAGACTAAAGTGTCAACCTGTTGCTGTCATTCAAACCCAGGTGCACAAGATTCACTACAGTAGTTGAGCTACCATCCTGATGAGGACAAACCACTGATAGCAGtaatgaaaaatgcaactttGCTGTGTACTCCAAAGGCTGGCAGGCATTCTATGCTCCAGCCACCATGTTTTCAGGAAGAATAAGTGAGAGTAGTTTGGAATGTCAGTGACTGAGGAGCCAGTTTGCATTCTGAGGGTAGGTTACAGTTTAATCAACCTCTAGACCCAGCGTCCACTTACAGGCGCACACATTTGTATGTGCATTACTGGAGCACACCGGGGGGATCAAGTAGAGCAAAACCCATCACCTGTGTTTAGACGTTAGATTCTTTAACTGTATGTATGGAAGATAGTGCGCCAGAAGCTTTGGCCGAGGCCTCCCTACAAATAAGCCCCAGAgacttttctcatccaaaagctGAGGCTGGAGAATCAACTGGCATAGCAGTGAACACTCTTTGTACCTCCAAGCCCCAATGATAGGTAGCTGTGGGACAGATCACAGGTGCTAAATGACATTCGACTTCCCATCTCCCGGATGTGCATGCTTCATTAGCTGAATTTGGAAAACCTAGGAATAAAGTGCTGTGTAAAAAAATCTGTTCAATTACAGCTGTTTTCCTAGTGTTTGTTTGATCCCCTCATTCTCAAGAACTCTGCCATGAATTTCCTGGTGAGTTTTTGTTCCAGTTTGGCTGCCTGATAATTACCAGCAATCATGGGCCCTTTTCCTCTCTCTAACTTATAAGAATCAATACACAGACTCTAGTATAGATTCACTTAATGCACTGTTGGTTTATTATTCAGAGCCATAGAGGGATTAAAGTAGAGGTGGCTAACCTGAGacagagaaggagccagaatttaccaatgtacattgccaaagggccacagtaatacatcagcagcctcccatcagctccccccgcaactcccagtgcctcctgcccaccggcagcCTCACTGATCagcgcctctccctccctccctgcgcctcccgatcagctgtttcgtggtgtgcaggagggtctggagaggggcggggaggagtgagggcatggcaggctcaggggagggggcaggaaggggtggagtgggggcagggcctgtggcagagccaggggttgagcagtgagcaccccctggcacactggaaagttggcacctgtagctccagccccggcgtcggtgcctgtacaaggagccgcatattaacgtctgaagagccacatgtggctccggagccacaggttggccaccccggctTAAAGTATTAATAAAACCCCTTTCACAGGTATCAACGTGCTATACAGTGTAAGCACCAAGCATTGCTATACACCATTTAGTAAAACTGCAGCTAACTACAGGAAAATAAATCAGAGTTGAAAAATGCTGAGTCATTGAGAGGACCATCCTGTGGAAGGCAGTTTTGCTGGGGTGGAACCAGACCTCCAACCCCGTTGGATACTATGCAGCACATTGATGATCTGAGGAGGCCCCAGTTGAGCAGAAAGCCCAATGAGGACATAACCGTGAATTAAATCACACATGTTGGGAGGAACTTAGGGTATGGTAAGTTCTTTAAAACTGATCATTTTAAATCTTCTCCACAGCGGCTGGACTTGCCAAAGTAACTATCTAAATAAAGGCATGACATGGAGTGGAAAGGTGTCAAATAGATGAAATGCACCACTGTATTTTGGATAGCTTGGGTAATTCGTTAGTTGAGTTGAGATTGCTGTTTGAAAGTATGTCACCACGGTTCACTGGTGAAATAACAATTATGGCCACTGCTGCAAGATCCCATATCTTTCAGTTTTCTGGAGGATGAATAGTTGATAGTGATGTGGTCTTATTCACACCCTAATGTAAGTGAATTAAAGCATTAGACCGTACACTTCTGGGTTTATTACTCATTCCTCTGCCTATGTTAAATCATTTTTTAAGCCTTGTTTCTGCATGTTGCAGGGGCAGGAACAGCTATCGTCAGTTGATATTACTGAGGCATTTGCATATTAAATATTGATGAACTTGGTCCTGCTTAAACCTGCTTCTTGTCTTGCTGGCTGCTGTGGTTTAGCAGAGATCTCCAGTGATTTGAAGGTGATTGGTTTTCACAGGAGTTGTGATGGACCATCTCAATGTGGGATGGTGGGAGTTCAACCAGATTTTCTTCTCAGAGTGGACACCTCCAGCAGTATAAATAAGCTGTTCCCTTTTCAAATGCAATTGCTCTGTTAGCTTTCTCCCAGGCACAGTAGCATTTTGACCTGCAAAGGCCAGGTTCTTGGCAATAATTTAATTAGAGGATGAATATGACCCAGTTATCTATGTCATTGTCTACTATCACCACCAGCTGAGTGATCCACAGGTAGAAGCGGGAAGGGTTTTGAGCCAGTATCACAAGCTATTATTTATATCCCAGTGCAAGTGGTATGCACGCACGGCTGACTTCATTACCCGGGGAATGTATTTTAATTGCAAGTTGACTTGAACAGGATATTACAATTGACATGGAAGAAGGGGACAAATATCTCTCTACAATATGCCCCACTACACAAAGGAATTGCAATTCTGGTCTGAATGATCACATACCTTCTGAGACTGCTGCAGTCCCTGGAACAACAGAAGTATCTGACCTTTATTTGATTACGTGACTTGGGTTTGCTTAAATCAGACCTTCAATTTTTTAGAGATGCTGATTTCCTTTTATCTATTATAGTGGTGAAAACCTCCCACCAATTTCTAATAGAAGTGTGTAATACTTGGTAGGTTAGACTTAACAGCTAGACAGTGCATGTAAGAAGTATCCTATGTAAGCATCTATCTTCTGCCACAGCAAAAGGAAGCGAAGATAAGCATCGGAGTTAATCTTGAACACACAATCAAATAGATTGTCACCTGATCCCCAGCTTTCCTCACAACTTTGCTTCAATTCTCACAACCCAGTACAGATCTGCAGAAAGCTGGAATTGggtgaaaatattttcattaaaaggCTGGATGGTTCATGGGAATAGGATACTTGCAGGTCACGAGTTCAAATCCAGACCTAGTTTGGTAGTCCCTGAAAGTTACCATTTGATGGCTGCTTGGTGGTCCCTGAAGTGACACAAGTCTGGCTTCAGCAGTACTAACCAGAGTCCTTTTTATCGAAACAGCCATAATAAGTTATGCTAATTGTCATTCAGCAGAGATGCCAAGGACTGAATAGGCCATGGAAATTGAACTCCCCTCTCAGAGATTGTCTCTCCGGACTGATAGGACAGCATGGGTGAGCTAATGCTGCTCCTTCATGTGCATGAATAAGGGAATTCAGTCTCTAGCATTTCACCAGAAATGCACTGACTTGTCAAACAAACTTAGATTGTCGTTCTCCTGTGTTGAGATCCATGAAATAGTGTTACGGTCAACTCGTATGCTAAATAACACAGTGATAAATGGATGATAAAATGAACGAATTGGCCACACCTGTCTTGTGTGACCTTTGGCTATATCTGGTATTCTTTGATATATTGTATATCTTTGTGTTTAAACAACTCATTTCTTAAAGCAGGTCTGCATTGCTGGGAAGACATTGACAAACTAAACTCTTTCCCCAAGCTTGAGGAGGTGAGATTGCTAGGAATCCCTCTTCTGCAGTCCTACACCACCGAGGAGCGGAGGAAGCTGTTAATAGCCAGGTCTGGTGTTTgtttgctctgctctgctcagtAAAACATACTGCACAATCACATGATCTGAGATAATCAACTTCTGGGGGGTGGGAAATGAGATGGAGTGTGTTGGGGCACTGCAGATCCATGTGGTATGGATGCACCTGACGATTAcatgttctgctcattccctctggggcacctggcattggccactgtcggagggcaggatactgggctagatggacctttggtctgacccagtatggctgttcttatgtaatgtTAGCTGCGGAAGGACTTGGATCTTCTGCAGAATGAGAAAGGAACATGGAAGTGGAAACAGTCTAAACAGAAGGCTCCCGTCATAGACGTTAGTCTGTCAGGAACTCTGGGTACTGGTCTGaagactattgactttaaaaCAGGCCTTGAAGCAGGCCCTCAAAACAATTTGGCTATTTAAGATGATCTTAAACCTCTGAATAATATAGTTGTAGTTCTCCATTAGAAATTCGAAATACTTGTTTCAACAGGTATAGAATCAGCATCACTGGCTATTTCCAAGTGAGATATTCTATTGGGGAAACATTTGTTGGATTGCTTTTGTATTTGTACAATAAATATTGCTTTGAGAATGTTCCCACATTTCCAATCTCTCATGTTCTAAAAAGAACATTTAGTATGTGATAAAAGGGTAGCATCAAGGTCGTGAGAGCTGGGATGATGCTTCCTGGGGTCCCACGTTTCTAGTGGGTGTTCAGGAAGATGGGTAAGATTCTTGGTTGGGTGTGCCCTAAAGGATTAAAATGTGTAGCTACCCCTTTTGCTGTGAGTGAACAAAGTGCAATAATTATATATGCTATACTGTATTACTATAAAGCAATTATATACTGTAGAATAGTACATATTACTGTGTACCTGGTAGAGCTGGTAGAAAAACTCCATGTAAATATCCATGGAATATTTTGGATGAAACcaagttttcattttgtttggcttttattttttggaattttttgtttttcaacaaTCACCCGCCTATCTTCCCCCCCGCTGGGGAAAAAGGTGGGAAAGGGAAATAGAAAatggtttttgggtttttttaaatttccaataactgatttttttttaattgtatggaACATTTttgagcaaaataaaaa is from Mauremys reevesii isolate NIE-2019 linkage group 12, ASM1616193v1, whole genome shotgun sequence and encodes:
- the LOC120375847 gene encoding tubulin-specific chaperone cofactor E-like protein isoform X5; translated protein: MDFQEGNMDQPSGRSFMQVLCEKYSPENFPYRRGPGMGVHVPATPQGSPMKDRLNLPSVLVLNSCGITCAGEENEIAAFCAHVSELDLSDNKLDSWHEVSKIVSNVPHLEFLNLSSNPLNLSVLERTCAGSFAGVRKLVLNNSKASWETVHTILQELPDLEELFLCLNDYETVSCSSVCCQSLKLLHITDNNLQDWTEIRKLGIMFPSLDTLVLANNHLTTIEESNESLARLFPNLRSVSLHRSGLHCWEDIDKLNSFPKLEEVRLLGIPLLQSYTTEERRKLLIARLPSIIKLNGSVITDGEREDSERFFIRYYLDFPPEEVPFRYHELVTKYGKLEPLAVVDLRPRSSAKVEVHFKDKVEEISIRLDQTVAELKKQLKTVVHLSTSNMLLYYFDHEAPFGPEEMKYNSRALHSYGIQDGDKFFVEPKSK